From one Montipora capricornis isolate CH-2021 chromosome 10, ASM3666992v2, whole genome shotgun sequence genomic stretch:
- the LOC138019681 gene encoding uncharacterized protein yields the protein MGWQKRGKGHNSHTGHAAVMSLTTGKVLDYTTRTKNCRFCDQGKNSNKKVKVHDCRKNHNASSKAMEPASAVEMFNNAPKQKVKYAFYTGDDDSTTEAHIRQKVSYGVEKFSDIIHMKRSLTTRLYNLSHNTKFANSSILSQKVINYLVKCFSYGVAQNKGNAKAIQKAINCIVPHAFGDHKNCDNKWCRFMQDPASYKHHDLSYGKDLFGDKLRAALENIFSDYCTDAVADKLAPMTNSQRNEALNSVVGSKNPKIRFYGGSESNDFRVACGVAQTNLRYGYVSQTLEAINIEPGKYCTEYNDRMTTKVLQDKIRKSTVDFKRRRSQLNSQKCSQTARKEAREGKTYETGIGLNLELTSIVSSPITDCQARVMAMPHNQFKEIEDFAPKITLRPVAKEVKYENSIFYNFLIFDTETNATGKSAEICQLSVTDKSASHKFSAYIMPTRDIDLHASKVNKLKIVTINGERKMYKDDKVVRAIPFNSAIAQFKSYLSQSITIAKNSTNKQVRTVLIGHNAFTFDTPILLRNAGNEFSSELQSMDVWFADSLSLFKKLIKSQLPALRNADGTFPKTNQSSLYETLFNQTFDAHDALEDVLALRKILFSSKLELSNKTIVENSALTDTNHAFKDLEYLDGRHKILQSFRGKLYNPERNDGAITKSIAEKIAGSGLAYEDLKNMYNRYGKEGVIAILSRPPSCATSTSPRVTRTARILEAIVAHFQCASQP from the coding sequence ATGGGCTGGCAGAAGAGGGGCAAAGGCCATAATTCACATACTGGTCATGCAGCAGTAATGAGCCTAACAACTGGTAAAGTTTTGGATTATACCACAAGAACCAAGAATTGCAGATTCTGTGACCAAGGCaaaaatagcaacaaaaaagtTAAAGTACATGATTGTCGCAAAAATCACAATGCTTCATCAAAGGCAATGGAGCCTGCCTCAGCTGTGGAGATGTTTAACAATGCCCCAAAACAAAAAGTGAAGTATGCATTTTATACTGGAGATGATGACTCCACAACTGAAGCTCACATTCGACAGAAAGTCTCCTATGGAGTTGAAAAGTTTAGTGACATAATACATATGAAGAGATCCTTAACAACACGTTTATATAATTTAAGCCATAACACCAAATTTGCCAACAGCTCCATCTTGTCGCAAAAGGTAATAAATTACCTGGTAAAGTGTTTTTCATATGGTGTTGCACAGAACAAAGGAAATGCTAAAGCAATCCAGAAAGCCATTAATTGCATTGTTCCCCATGCATTTGGCGACCATAAGAACTGTGACAATAAGTGGTGTAGATTCATGCAAGATCCAGCTTCCTataaacatcatgacctttcaTATGGGAAAGACTTGTTTGGAGACAAATTGAGAGCTGCCCTTGAAAACATATTCAGTGATTACTGTACTGATGCAGTGGCTGACAAATTAGCCCCCATGACAAATTCACAAAGGAATGAAGCTCTAAACAGTGTGGTTGGTTcgaaaaatccaaaaatcaGGTTCTATGGGGGAAGTGAAAGCAATGACTTTCGTGTCGCGTGTGGCGTTGCACAAACTAACCTAAGATATGGATATGTTAGCCAAACCCTTGAAGCAATCAATATCGAGCCAGGAAAATACTGTACAGAATATAACGACAGAATGACAACTAAAGTTCTTCAAGATAAAATCAGAAAATCAACCGTGGATTTTAAACGCAGAAGATCTCAACTTAACTCTCAAAAGTGTTCACAGACAGCCAGGAAAGAAGCCCGAGAGGGCAAAACTTATGAAACAGGTATTGGCCTAAATCTTGAGTTGACATCTATCGTGTCCTCTCCTATTACCGATTGTCAAGCACGTGTAATGGCAATGCCACATAACCAGTTTAAAGAAATTGAGGACTTTGCCCCAAAGATTACCCTTAGGCCTGTTGCAAAAGAAGTGAAATACGAAAATAGCATTTTCTATAACTTCTTAATTTTTGACACCGAAACAAATGCAACAGGTAAATCTGCGGAAATCTGCCAATTATCAGTAACTGACAAATCTGCTTCACACAAGTTCTCAGCCTACATCATGCCCACACGGGACATCGATTTGCATGCCTCAAAAGttaataaactaaaaatagtTACGATCAACGGAGAGCGTAAAATGTACAAGGATGACAAAGTTGTAAGAGCTATACCCTTTAATAGTGCGATTGCTCAATTTAAGAGCTATCTATCACAGTCCATAACCATAGCCAAGAACAGCACAAACAAACAAGTACGCACGGTTCTCATTGGACACAATGCCTTCACGTTCGACACTCCAATTCTTTTAAGAAATGCTGGAAATGAATTCTCTTCTGAGCTGCAATCTATGGATGTCTGGTTTGCTGATTCTCTCTCTCTGTTCAAAAAACTCATTAAAAGTCAACTTCCTGCTTTACGGAACGCCGATGGCACATTTCCGAAGACTAATCAGTCCTCTCTCTACGAGACCTTGTTCAATCAAACTTTCGACGCACACGATGCCTTGGAAGATGTTCTTGCCCTAAGAAAGATTCTCTTTTCCTCAAAACTGGAATTGTCTAATAAAACCATCGTCGAAAACTCTGCACTCACCGACACAAATCACGCATTCAAGGACTTGGAGTATCTCGATGGTCGCCACAAAATATTGCAATCCTTCCGAGGAAAGCTGTACAATCCAGAAAGAAACGATGGTGCCATAACGAAAAGCATTGCAGAAAAAATTGCCGGTAGTGGTTTGGCATATGAAGATTTGAAAAACATGTATAACCGTTACGGGAAAGAAGGAGTCATCGCAATTTTGTCGAGACCGCCATCCTGCGCAACATCCACATCACCACGAGTAACTCGAACTGCGCGAATTTTAGAAGCCATCGTTGCTCATTTCCAATGTGCTAGCCAACCATAG